The genomic window CTTGCTCACGAGCGTTTGGCGATTGTTGGCCTCAACAGTGGTGCGCAACCATTGTACAGCCAAGATAAAAAGCACATTCTTGCCGTAAATGGGGAAATCTATAACCACAAAGAACTTCGTGCACGTTATGAAGACAAGTACCAGTTCCAGACCGATTCTGACTGTGAAGTTATCCTAGCACTATACCAAGAGATGGGGGCAGACCTTCTAGAAGAGCTTAACGGTATTTTCGCATTCGTTTTATACGACGAAGAGAAAGACGAATACCTCGTGGGCCGCGACCATATTGGTATAATCCCGCTTTATCAAGGTTACGATGAGCACGGTAACTACTACGTAGCCTCAGAGATGAAAGCATTGGTTGAAGTATGTAAGACGATCAGTGAGTTCCCTCCAGGTAGCTTCTACTCTTCGAAAGATGCAGAGCCTCAACGCTACTACATCCGCGATTGGAACGAGTACGCTGCAGTACAAGGCAACAGCACAAGCAAAGAAGAACTGACTGAAGCGCTAGAAGCGGCGGTTAAGCGTCAGCTAATGACTGACGTTCCTTACGGTGTACTTCTATCGGGTGGTCTTGATTCATCAATCACTTCAGCCGTCGCCAAACGTTTTGCGGCAATGCGTATCGAAGACGATGAGCAATCTGAAGCTTGGTGGCCACAACTGCACTCATTCGCTGTGGGCCTTGAAGGCGCGCCAGATCTGATCGCCGCTCGTGAAGTTGCGGACAAAATCGGTACTGTGCACCACGAGATGACTTACACCATTCAGGAAGGCTTAGATGCCATCCGTGATGTTATCTACCACATCGAGACGTACGATGTAACAACGATTCGTGCATCAACTCCAATGTACTTGCTTGCTCGTAAGATCAAAGCAATGGGCATCAAAATGGTACTGTCTGGCGAAGGTGCTGATGAGAT from Vibrio artabrorum includes these protein-coding regions:
- the asnB gene encoding asparagine synthase B — translated: MCSVFGILDIKSDAAALRPMALEMSKKLRHRGPDWSGIYAGEKAILAHERLAIVGLNSGAQPLYSQDKKHILAVNGEIYNHKELRARYEDKYQFQTDSDCEVILALYQEMGADLLEELNGIFAFVLYDEEKDEYLVGRDHIGIIPLYQGYDEHGNYYVASEMKALVEVCKTISEFPPGSFYSSKDAEPQRYYIRDWNEYAAVQGNSTSKEELTEALEAAVKRQLMTDVPYGVLLSGGLDSSITSAVAKRFAAMRIEDDEQSEAWWPQLHSFAVGLEGAPDLIAAREVADKIGTVHHEMTYTIQEGLDAIRDVIYHIETYDVTTIRASTPMYLLARKIKAMGIKMVLSGEGADEIFGGYLYFHKAPNAKEFHEETVRKLLALSMFDCARANKSLAAWGVEGRVPFLDKEFIDVAMRLNPEDKMCGNGKMEKHILRECFEDYLPDSIAWRQKEQFSDGVGYDWIDTLKATAEAKVTDQQMEAAKFRFPYNTPTTKEGYAYREIFEELFPLESAAECVPGGPSVACSSAKAIEWDESFKNCVDPSGRAVQAVHNDSY